The following are from one region of the Vibrio parahaemolyticus genome:
- a CDS encoding LysR family transcriptional regulator gives MLDLNWLRTFVTLAEVKHFGKTATELHMTQPNVSLHIKQLEQATRTKLIERNPVQLTQAGKRLLATAQRMLNELQICQSDLNAINDLTQGTLSIAASDIVSRLLLIKPFQQFKSEYPGIDLALFNTTSSQAVDLVKSARADIGFVIAQKESQPLHFTPLTQIHWCAFGDNIFEWQDNRKESQTLILLGHDTRTRELIDASLPELNLPKHRVMEVGSVEAQIDWAEAGFGTAIVPDFSLDPRLKLSREVAPLPSFPNTDFGYIVRQNQVLSKAAKQLLAWVGENVSVVEG, from the coding sequence ATGTTAGATTTGAACTGGCTGCGAACCTTCGTAACTCTTGCAGAGGTAAAACATTTCGGCAAAACAGCGACGGAACTGCACATGACGCAACCGAACGTAAGTTTGCATATCAAGCAGTTGGAGCAGGCTACGCGCACGAAACTGATTGAGCGAAATCCTGTGCAGTTGACGCAAGCGGGGAAGCGTTTGTTAGCTACGGCGCAGCGGATGCTTAATGAGCTGCAAATTTGTCAGTCGGATCTCAATGCCATCAACGATCTTACGCAGGGGACGCTTTCTATTGCGGCGAGCGATATCGTTTCACGTTTACTGCTTATCAAACCATTTCAGCAATTCAAAAGTGAATACCCGGGTATCGACTTGGCGTTGTTCAATACCACGTCTTCTCAAGCGGTGGATTTGGTGAAAAGTGCGCGTGCCGACATCGGCTTTGTTATCGCACAAAAAGAGAGTCAACCGCTGCATTTTACGCCTCTCACGCAGATTCACTGGTGTGCGTTTGGCGATAACATTTTTGAGTGGCAGGACAATCGAAAAGAGAGCCAAACGCTGATTCTGCTAGGGCACGATACTCGAACCCGAGAGCTGATTGATGCGTCTTTACCTGAGTTAAATCTGCCTAAGCATCGCGTGATGGAAGTGGGCAGTGTGGAAGCTCAAATTGACTGGGCTGAAGCGGGGTTTGGGACTGCTATTGTGCCGGATTTCTCGCTCGATCCGAGATTAAAGCTTTCCCGAGAAGTTGCGCCTTTGCCAAGTTTTCCAAACACTGATTTCGGCTACATCGTGCGTCAAAATCAGGTGTTATCCAAAGCGGCAAAACAATTGTTAGCTTGGGTTGGCGAGAATGTGTCGGTGGTTGAGGGCTAA
- a CDS encoding DUF2058 domain-containing protein — MAKLTLQEQMLKAGLVNEKKLKKAKKGSKKSRVQAREVKAAVEESKRQQVERDKQLSQQQNAERLSKEIKAQINQLIEMNKIELKDGDIKYNFTHGTLVKSLYVDSLIREQLIKGILAIAIVGESYVVIPRGVANKIAQRDESVIIEQKEAESDIPAEDDPYADFVVPDDLMW, encoded by the coding sequence ATGGCGAAACTTACCCTTCAAGAACAAATGCTAAAAGCGGGCTTAGTTAACGAGAAAAAACTAAAGAAAGCGAAAAAAGGCTCAAAGAAATCACGCGTTCAAGCACGCGAAGTTAAAGCGGCGGTTGAAGAGAGTAAACGCCAGCAGGTAGAGCGAGACAAACAGCTAAGCCAACAACAAAACGCAGAGCGTCTAAGCAAAGAGATCAAAGCGCAAATCAATCAACTGATTGAGATGAACAAGATCGAGCTAAAAGATGGCGACATCAAATACAACTTTACACACGGTACACTAGTGAAATCACTTTATGTAGATTCACTTATCCGCGAACAGTTAATCAAAGGCATTTTGGCTATTGCTATTGTCGGTGAAAGCTACGTTGTCATTCCGCGCGGAGTAGCGAATAAAATTGCTCAACGTGACGAATCCGTCATCATCGAACAGAAAGAAGCAGAATCTGATATTCCGGCAGAAGACGATCCATACGCAGATTTCGTCGTTCCAGATGATTTGATGTGGTAA
- a CDS encoding helix-turn-helix transcriptional regulator: protein MHIVRSGAADKFDSLVSELGQNPVEIMAAVGLSTAQFRDPDTYLAYSRLAELLEEAAARCKQPLFGALLAERQNLQSLGDLPMLVSRAETVGDALARVNDFLYLHSSGVTLNMTPQDDWVRLSLSIDVHSERGIAQLMQLSVSHLAMFIASLLDIEASHFSLHLTQHASFEAEQSEFAQQNKLRFGDKFDGILLKASLLNAKNHQDEDALERHFQQHLKELQTRYPNNLSDQAANMIGRLLSTGECSVERVARALDLHPRMLQSKLKQQGTSYRQLLQQVRQDFAEQRLSENIQSITDIALQLGYAETAVFSRYFRRWTGKSPRQWRLDKIAAR, encoded by the coding sequence ATGCATATCGTAAGAAGTGGCGCCGCCGATAAATTTGATAGCTTGGTTTCCGAACTAGGGCAGAATCCGGTTGAGATTATGGCTGCTGTCGGGCTGTCTACGGCGCAATTTCGCGATCCCGATACTTATCTCGCTTATTCAAGGTTGGCTGAATTGCTGGAGGAAGCAGCTGCTCGTTGTAAGCAACCGTTGTTTGGCGCGTTACTCGCCGAGCGCCAAAACCTGCAAAGTTTGGGTGATTTGCCGATGCTGGTTTCTCGCGCGGAAACGGTCGGTGATGCCTTGGCGCGGGTGAATGATTTTCTCTATCTGCATTCGTCAGGGGTCACTCTCAACATGACGCCACAAGATGATTGGGTACGGTTGTCGCTCAGTATTGATGTGCACAGCGAACGCGGTATCGCACAGTTGATGCAGTTGAGTGTATCGCATCTGGCGATGTTTATTGCCAGTCTGCTTGATATTGAAGCGAGCCACTTCTCTTTACACCTCACCCAACACGCAAGCTTCGAGGCAGAACAGAGCGAATTTGCCCAGCAGAACAAACTGCGTTTCGGTGATAAGTTTGACGGTATCCTACTTAAAGCGAGTCTACTGAACGCTAAGAACCACCAAGATGAAGACGCACTAGAGCGCCATTTTCAACAGCACCTCAAAGAGCTGCAAACCCGTTACCCCAACAATCTCAGCGACCAAGCGGCAAACATGATTGGTCGTTTGCTATCGACTGGAGAATGCAGCGTGGAGCGCGTTGCAAGAGCATTGGACCTGCATCCGAGAATGCTGCAAAGCAAGCTGAAACAGCAGGGCACAAGTTATCGACAGCTATTGCAGCAAGTGCGTCAGGATTTCGCTGAGCAGCGTTTAAGTGAGAATATTCAGAGTATTACCGATATCGCGTTGCAATTGGGTTATGCCGAAACTGCGGTCTTCAGCCGCTACTTTCGTCGCTGGACGGGAAAATCGCCGAGGCAATGGCGGTTAGATAAAATAGCGGCTAGATAA
- a CDS encoding LysE family translocator: MDIWKLLLFIPACFALNMAPGPNNLLAMNNARCYGFRAAFVASLGRIAAFSAMIALSASGLAVILYTSEMLFLAIKLVGALYLLWIAFNLWRSESSPISDLDNSRNYAGLAKQEFTLAAGNPKAILIFTAFLPQFVDANANVQEQFFALGSTFLILEMVAISIYAIFGLYLRHWFSNPKMAKRFNRGCSLFLAISGVNLLLSNR, from the coding sequence ATGGATATTTGGAAGCTTCTCCTTTTTATTCCTGCTTGCTTCGCTCTCAATATGGCTCCAGGCCCAAACAATTTATTGGCAATGAACAACGCCCGCTGCTACGGATTTAGGGCCGCGTTTGTAGCCAGTTTAGGCAGAATTGCCGCTTTTTCAGCAATGATTGCGTTGTCGGCATCTGGCTTGGCCGTGATTTTGTATACGTCAGAAATGTTATTTTTGGCAATAAAGCTGGTAGGGGCGCTGTATCTACTTTGGATTGCATTTAACCTTTGGCGTTCAGAGTCTAGTCCGATCTCTGATTTGGACAACTCGCGCAACTACGCAGGACTTGCGAAACAAGAATTTACGCTTGCCGCTGGCAACCCGAAAGCGATTCTTATCTTTACTGCTTTCTTACCGCAATTTGTTGATGCTAATGCCAACGTTCAAGAGCAGTTCTTTGCACTTGGCTCAACGTTTTTGATTTTAGAAATGGTCGCCATTTCAATCTATGCCATCTTTGGTTTGTACTTAAGACACTGGTTTTCAAACCCGAAAATGGCGAAACGTTTCAATCGCGGGTGTTCGTTATTTCTTGCTATATCGGGAGTGAACCTACTCTTAAGTAATCGATAG
- a CDS encoding ribosome recycling factor family protein, which yields MKEKAVKETKITISLPSLIHRIGGDHAKRAKTLAAEKQCDLKRIRRSRNWQISGEALDVKAFLDHLKSEEAEVMRFAINKIEQALLAHQDKLEPLDVKLIRLVRQNPNITLAELMAETNCTLVQARTARFDAELL from the coding sequence ATGAAAGAAAAGGCGGTGAAAGAGACGAAGATTACGATTTCGCTCCCATCCTTGATTCACCGTATTGGTGGCGACCATGCCAAGCGAGCGAAAACACTCGCAGCAGAAAAACAGTGCGATCTTAAGCGAATTAGGCGATCTCGTAACTGGCAGATCTCAGGCGAGGCTTTGGATGTAAAAGCGTTTTTAGATCATCTTAAAAGCGAAGAGGCAGAGGTGATGCGCTTTGCGATCAACAAGATCGAGCAAGCTCTACTCGCTCACCAAGACAAGTTGGAACCTTTGGACGTGAAGTTGATACGTTTGGTGAGACAAAACCCAAACATCACCTTAGCTGAGTTGATGGCAGAAACGAACTGCACGTTAGTTCAAGCTCGCACGGCACGATTTGACGCCGAGTTGCTTTAA
- the ansB gene encoding L-asparaginase 2 codes for MTKNLFRLSTITLGLCLSSLSFAQSDLPNIKILATGGTIAGAGQSATESNYTAGKVGVESLISAVPSMTNIADISGEQVVSIGSQDMNDEVWLKLAKRVNELLAQDDVDGIVITHGTDTLEETAYFLDLTVKSDKPVVIVGAMRPSTAMSADGPVNLYNAVVTATDEDSKGRGVLVAMNDTIFDARDVTKTNTTSVSTFQSPNFGPLGYIHNSDAKYQRSPERKHTTETPFDVSKLNTLPKVGIVYNYANASSLPVKALVDAKFDGIVSAGVGNGNLYHTVFNELEKASKDGIVVVRSSRTPTGSTTLDAEIDDDKYGFVASGTLNPQKARILLMLSLTQTKNYQDVQKMFQYY; via the coding sequence ATGACAAAAAATCTTTTCCGCCTCAGTACGATTACCCTTGGTTTGTGCCTCAGTTCTTTGTCGTTCGCCCAGTCCGATCTTCCTAATATCAAAATCCTCGCGACTGGCGGCACCATCGCTGGCGCAGGTCAATCTGCCACTGAGTCGAACTACACCGCAGGTAAAGTTGGCGTCGAATCATTAATTTCTGCTGTGCCGAGCATGACCAACATTGCGGATATTTCTGGTGAGCAAGTCGTCAGCATCGGCTCTCAAGACATGAACGATGAGGTATGGCTGAAGTTAGCGAAAAGGGTTAACGAGCTGCTCGCTCAAGATGATGTTGACGGTATCGTCATCACCCACGGTACGGATACATTGGAAGAAACCGCATACTTCCTTGATTTAACGGTGAAGAGCGACAAGCCCGTTGTGATCGTGGGCGCGATGCGACCATCCACCGCCATGAGTGCCGATGGCCCGGTCAATTTATACAATGCTGTTGTTACTGCAACCGATGAGGACTCAAAAGGCCGCGGCGTACTAGTGGCAATGAATGACACCATTTTCGATGCGCGAGATGTAACGAAGACCAACACCACCTCGGTAAGTACGTTCCAATCTCCAAATTTTGGCCCTCTTGGCTACATTCACAACAGCGATGCAAAGTACCAAAGAAGCCCTGAACGTAAACACACCACAGAAACCCCATTCGACGTATCAAAACTCAACACACTACCTAAAGTAGGCATTGTTTATAATTATGCGAATGCGTCGAGCTTGCCAGTCAAAGCCTTGGTTGATGCCAAGTTTGACGGTATTGTGAGTGCTGGTGTGGGTAATGGTAACTTGTACCACACGGTCTTTAATGAGCTAGAAAAAGCGAGCAAAGATGGCATTGTTGTCGTCAGAAGCTCTCGCACGCCAACTGGCTCAACGACTTTGGACGCGGAAATTGATGATGATAAATACGGCTTTGTTGCATCAGGCACGCTAAACCCACAAAAAGCACGTATTTTGCTGATGTTGTCACTCACCCAAACGAAGAACTATCAAGACGTTCAGAAGATGTTCCAGTACTACTAA
- a CDS encoding SDR family NAD(P)-dependent oxidoreductase, with amino-acid sequence MELINKTAIVTGAAGGIGQAIIAKLREQGAKVLAVDISEQSLQMYTSFDSKQLGTFVADVTDYQQVEAMVKCAVEQFGSLDIMVNNAGIGAPKPLLDHDPIADFEPISKVNQNGVYYGILAAGRQFQAQGTPGVILNTSSVYARMASEMTFTYNVSKAAVDMMTKCAALELAPLGIRVCAVAPGRVDTPMLRQYEEIGLWNHIRKEQMRQNFTQPEEIANVVTFLVSEKANCINGCTVSASDGFENFKYPLMG; translated from the coding sequence ATGGAACTTATCAATAAAACGGCCATTGTGACTGGGGCGGCTGGTGGAATTGGCCAAGCCATCATTGCAAAGCTGAGAGAGCAAGGAGCCAAAGTGCTTGCTGTCGATATTTCAGAACAATCACTGCAAATGTACACAAGTTTTGATTCAAAGCAGTTGGGAACCTTTGTCGCGGACGTCACCGATTACCAACAAGTTGAAGCTATGGTGAAGTGCGCGGTCGAACAGTTTGGCTCGCTTGACATCATGGTCAACAACGCAGGCATTGGCGCGCCGAAACCTCTGCTTGACCACGACCCAATTGCCGATTTTGAGCCGATCTCAAAGGTCAACCAAAATGGTGTCTACTACGGCATTCTCGCCGCTGGGCGACAATTCCAAGCACAAGGCACTCCGGGTGTGATCCTCAATACTTCTTCTGTTTACGCACGAATGGCATCTGAGATGACCTTCACCTACAACGTCAGCAAAGCGGCAGTCGATATGATGACCAAATGCGCCGCATTAGAACTGGCACCATTGGGCATTCGTGTTTGCGCCGTCGCTCCGGGACGCGTTGATACTCCGATGTTAAGGCAATACGAAGAGATTGGCCTATGGAACCACATCCGCAAAGAACAGATGCGTCAAAACTTCACACAACCAGAAGAGATCGCCAACGTGGTGACGTTTTTGGTCAGCGAGAAAGCCAACTGTATCAACGGCTGCACCGTCAGTGCGTCCGACGGTTTCGAGAATTTTAAGTACCCACTCATGGGATAG
- the ppsR gene encoding posphoenolpyruvate synthetase regulatory kinase/phosphorylase PpsR translates to MQINNQSRDVFYVSDGTAITCETLGHVVLGQFPFIPNEKTFPFVESQDKVADVVKEIETSYQRNGVKPLVFFSIVVPGVREMLLEAPAYSYDVLESIVQKVQDDIQMAPAPKLQRSRSVGKDSDTYFDRIAAIEYTLAHDDGITLKGLEQADIILLGVSRSGKTPTSLYMAMQFGLRVVNYPFIAEDVKMMRLLPEFEVHRHKLFGLTITPERLNEIRENRLSGSDYASEEQCKLELDTVEALFRREAIPYINTSSLSVEEISTRILERAGMKRRLFG, encoded by the coding sequence ATGCAAATAAATAACCAAAGTCGTGATGTGTTCTATGTTTCTGACGGTACGGCGATAACATGTGAGACGTTGGGCCATGTTGTTCTTGGTCAATTTCCTTTCATTCCTAATGAAAAAACCTTTCCTTTTGTAGAAAGCCAAGACAAAGTTGCGGATGTTGTTAAAGAAATTGAAACATCCTACCAACGCAACGGCGTTAAACCGTTGGTGTTTTTCTCGATTGTGGTGCCTGGTGTACGCGAAATGCTGCTAGAAGCTCCGGCATACAGCTACGATGTGCTTGAAAGCATTGTACAAAAGGTGCAAGACGACATTCAGATGGCACCCGCCCCGAAGTTGCAGCGCTCTCGCAGTGTAGGGAAAGATTCCGATACCTATTTTGACCGTATTGCGGCGATCGAATACACCTTGGCTCACGACGATGGCATTACACTGAAAGGCTTGGAACAGGCGGATATCATTCTGCTTGGTGTATCGCGCAGCGGCAAAACACCAACCAGTTTGTACATGGCGATGCAGTTTGGCTTGCGCGTGGTGAACTACCCGTTTATTGCCGAAGACGTCAAGATGATGCGTTTGTTGCCAGAGTTCGAGGTGCACCGCCACAAACTGTTTGGCTTAACCATCACACCTGAACGTTTGAATGAGATTCGTGAGAATCGTCTGTCGGGCAGCGACTATGCCAGTGAAGAGCAATGTAAGTTGGAGTTGGACACGGTTGAAGCTTTATTCAGAAGAGAAGCGATTCCTTACATCAATACGTCGTCATTGTCGGTAGAAGAAATTTCAACGCGCATTCTTGAGAGAGCCGGGATGAAGCGTCGTTTGTTCGGCTAG
- a CDS encoding adenylosuccinate synthase, producing the protein MSSIVVVGANWGDEGKGRIVDFLAEQASASIRFQGGNNAGHTVVNDLGTFKLHQLPSGVFNPDCLAVLGPGMVISPALLSQEIAEVEEAGVKVNMCISDRATLCLPLHALEDTLEEQRLGDKAYGSTRQGIAPAYGDRVMKKGILVGWLKQPEVLVERLQFMMDWKLPQLRALYPTFEFEQTAEEMANWLLEVSAPWRDSICNVTLPLKELQAKDKTLLFEAQLGAGRDLVYGEYPWTTSSNVVSMYAGIGSGLPALRPERVIAVAKAFSSSVGTGTLITAMEEQDAFRELAGEFGATTGRPRDMGYFDAVATKNGVELQAATEIALTKVDCLTGLNDLKICVGYEGDHSENPIWPQTAALAPIYEKMESWSEDITGCRKFEELPVAAQKYVLRIEELMGVPVKMVSVGPGREQMIMR; encoded by the coding sequence ATGTCGTCTATCGTTGTTGTGGGTGCAAACTGGGGTGATGAAGGCAAAGGCCGCATCGTTGACTTTTTGGCAGAGCAAGCTTCTGCGAGCATTCGTTTCCAAGGTGGTAACAACGCGGGTCACACCGTGGTTAACGACCTAGGTACGTTCAAGCTGCACCAGCTTCCAAGTGGCGTATTCAACCCTGACTGTTTGGCAGTGTTAGGTCCGGGTATGGTTATCAGCCCTGCGTTGCTGTCTCAGGAGATTGCGGAAGTTGAAGAAGCGGGCGTAAAAGTGAATATGTGCATCTCTGATCGCGCAACACTGTGTCTACCTCTACACGCACTAGAAGATACGCTAGAAGAACAGCGTTTAGGCGACAAAGCATACGGTTCAACTCGTCAAGGTATTGCACCTGCGTACGGTGACCGCGTAATGAAGAAAGGCATCCTAGTTGGTTGGTTGAAGCAACCAGAAGTATTAGTTGAACGCCTTCAGTTCATGATGGATTGGAAACTGCCGCAACTGCGTGCGCTTTACCCGACGTTCGAGTTCGAACAAACCGCTGAAGAAATGGCGAACTGGTTGCTAGAAGTGTCTGCACCTTGGCGCGATTCAATTTGCAACGTAACGCTTCCTCTAAAAGAACTACAAGCAAAAGACAAAACACTATTGTTCGAAGCACAGCTTGGCGCGGGTCGTGACCTTGTTTACGGTGAGTACCCTTGGACAACATCTTCTAACGTTGTATCAATGTACGCGGGTATCGGTAGTGGCCTTCCGGCACTTCGTCCTGAACGCGTTATTGCGGTTGCAAAAGCATTCAGCTCATCAGTAGGTACTGGTACGTTGATCACTGCAATGGAAGAGCAAGATGCTTTCCGCGAACTTGCAGGCGAGTTCGGTGCAACTACGGGTCGTCCACGCGATATGGGTTACTTCGACGCAGTCGCTACGAAGAACGGTGTTGAACTGCAAGCAGCAACTGAAATTGCGCTAACGAAAGTAGACTGTTTGACAGGCCTTAACGATCTAAAAATCTGTGTTGGCTACGAAGGCGACCACAGCGAAAACCCAATCTGGCCTCAAACTGCAGCACTAGCACCAATCTACGAGAAAATGGAGAGCTGGAGCGAAGACATCACAGGTTGTCGTAAGTTTGAAGAGCTACCAGTAGCAGCACAGAAATACGTTCTACGCATTGAAGAACTGATGGGCGTACCAGTAAAAATGGTCTCTGTTGGTCCAGGTCGTGAACAAATGATTATGCGATAA